AGCGGATTTGCTTGCGGATGTCCTCGTTGTCGTCGACCACAAGGATCGCATCGCCGAGCTTGGCCTGTCTGGTCATTGTGCCTCCCTGACCGCAAGCTCCTGGTGGACCCGCGCGTCGGATCCCGGAAGACGGACTATGAATTCGGAACCCGCGCCAGGCGAGCTCCTGACCTCAATGCCTCCTCCATGGGCCTGGATGATGTGCCGCGAATGGTATAGGCCGATGCCCAGCCCCTTGTTCTTTGTCGTCTGGAAAGGTTTGAAGAGCCGGGTGCGGATGAACTCCGCGTCCATTCCGCAGCCCTGGTCACGCACAGCGAGCATGGCCTCGCCGTCTGATCCGCCGCGCACTTCGACCTCCACCGGGCCCTTGCCCCTGGTCGCTTCAGCGGCATTGAGCAACAGATTGAGCACGACCTTGCGCATCTCTTCCCGGTCCAGGCCCAGGACTACCCGTTCACCCCGGATGGCCACGGAAATGCCAGCCATCGCGGCGGCCTCCTCGACCAGGCCCAGGACGTCTGTGGGCTGCTTCCACATGTGGACATCCTCGGGAATGTCCTTGAGCTTGCTGATGAGGATCTTCATCCGTGATATAGTGCTGTCCAACGAATCGAGCATATCCGTCTGGAAATCCCGGTTGTTGATGTACTCGCGGGCGTTCTCGGTCAAAAGCGACAGGGTGTGCACGAGGTTCTTTAGGTCGTGCGCGATGAACGCCGAGACCCTTCCCAGGAGCTCCATCTCCCTGGACTGGGCCAAGGCCTCAGCCAGGCGCAGGCTTTGGATGGCTGATGACGCATGGTTGGCCATGGATGCCATGAGCTCGAAATCCTCCTGGTCATAGATCTCGTGTTCAATGATCGCAGGCCCGAGAAAGACGATGCCGACCATTTCCCCATGGGCCGTGAGCGGCACGGCGATGCGGAGGCTGCTCTGTTCTCCCTGACCGTCCCGGAGCTCCCCTGATAGTTCCAGGGGGTAGCCCTTTGAAGCCAAGGTCCGCACGAAGGGGTCCTTGGCCTGGAGGAGGGTCGGGCAGGCCTGGTGCTCGACGTTCTCCACAGGGAAGAAGTCCCCCTGGTTCAGGTCCTTGAGATAGAGCACGGCCGAGCGCAGGCCGAAGACCTCGCAAAAGCTGAGCAGGATGGAGGCATGGAGCTCCTGCGGGTTTTTGGCTGCGGCGAGCCGCCTGGCGACGAGCATCCATTGTGAGCGATAGTCGTACTTGTCCTCATAGAAGTGGCGCTGGATGAAGTCCCGTATGCGACATCTCAACGATTCGGACAGCACAAGAATGAGCAGGGCCAGGCCACAGAGCAGTGCCAAGGCCATAATGAGCGAGGCCTGCAGCGAGTCGTCCAGGACTTGCCTTCCGGCGCTGAGCAGTCCGAAGGCAAAGAGGTAGGCGCCGAAGGCGAAGAGCACGACTGACTTGTAGGCCATTGGAGGCGAGACGCTGACCCGCACTCCCCCTCCGCGCTCGAAGTGCGAGTACGCCACCATGAGGATGCCGCAGGCCAGCCCCAGAGACCTGACGGGCAGCAGAGAGAACTTCAGATGTCCGAGCAGAAAGGCCTGACTGTAGAAAAGCAGGCTGGCCACGAGGGCTACGCCGCAACCGAGCACCGTGAACTTGATCTTCCAGCGGTCCGCATGGGTGCTGGCCAGCAGAGTCGTTTCCAGCCGGATGAGCGTCAGCAGTATGCTCAGCGTCAGGGCGGCATAGAAAACCAATGCTGTGACATGCAGATGGATGAACTGGCTGCCCGCCAACTGCAAGGCGAAGAGCCTTTCGGGTCCAAGGAGCACGGGGACAGCGGGCAGGATCGAGAAGACAGCCAAGAGGAGCAATGCCTCCAGGGAGCGCCTGGTCTTCCCTCGTGCGAACCTCTGGCTCATGAGCAGCCAAAGGGGGGCCAGCAGCCCCTCGCCGACCATTGCCGCCCTGCGCAGCAGGGGAGCCCGGTATGGAATGGCCAGGGACATGGCGTCGAGCGCGTCGATGGTCGCCATGACCAGCAGGGCCGCCGCAAGGAGCATAGTGCTCCTGGAGCGCTCACGCCAGGCGAGGGTGGAGATCGCGTAAAGCGCCGCGAGGGACAAGCAGGTCATGGAGAGAACGGTATGCAGCACGTTGATCCTTGTCGGCTATCTTGTGCGTGCCGGGTCCGTGAGGCGTGACAATTGCTCAGGGCGGACCGCCTCGCGCTCCTGCTCCGGATCCTTCTTCCCGCCGATCATGAAGCCGCCGGCGCCAGGAGCGTGTCGATCGGGCGTGGGACGGGCTTGTGGAAAATGCGCTCCGCTGGATTCGAAAACCCCGGGCAAAGGCGCGCCGCGGGACGTACGCAGCTGGCCGTTGCGGAGGAACTCACAGGCCTCCATGGGAGTTCCCTGCGTTGTGCATCCATTGCAGCCTTCGATTATCCGTTCCTGCCAATCGATGACTTGCAGCAAGGATCGCTGACAGCTCCATGTCCTATTCTTCGTGGTCCGTCCGGCCTCAAATCGAGAGGACATGACGGGAGACAGCGATGCTAGTCCGCGCTTCATGCCGCCTGGGCGCAATGCTGGCCGAGTTCCGTGAATATGCATCATTTTCATCGCACCTGCAGGAACCTCCCTTTGTCCCGCCTCCAGATCATTTCCGCTCCCATTCCCTTTTCAGACCTGGGTCGCAGAAGAGAACGGAGGACCAATGCAATCTATACGACAATCCACTAAAAAATTACAAGCTCGTTACAGGAAAAGACTTGCATTCAGTCCGACAATTTGGAATCACCCTATACAGTGCGCGCATTGTGTGCGTCTTCCGATTGCCTCTTCGTAGATGCGCGTCTCAGGGTGAGACGAAACAGCGAGGTGCGTATGACAGCAATTCGAGCGCTCATGCTCATGATGACCGTGTGGGTTTTGGCTCCGGGCGTGGCGATATCCGCGAGCGCTGCTGATTCCGGTAACTTCAAGCTGGGGCCGGGAGATCTGATCGAGATCTCAGTCTGGGAGGAGCCAAGCCTGACGCGGTCCGTACGGGTGCGGCCCGACGGACTGATCTCCTTTCCCCTGGCCGGGGAGGTGCAGGCCAGCGGCAGGACCGTGCCCGAGGTCCAGGTCGAGCTGGAAAAGCTCATCCGCGCCTTTGTCCCCGATGCTCCGGTGACGGTCATGCTGGTGGAGCTTGCGAGCAAGAAGATCTATGTCCTCGGCAGCGTGCAGACCCCCGGAGTCATTCCGCTGTACGAGCCCATCCGGGTTCTCCAGGCGCTGTCCCGGGCAGGCGGTCTGGACCAGTATGCGAGCGACGACATCATCATCCTCAGGGAGACCGAGAAGGGACAAGTTGTCCTGGAGTTCGACTATGATGAGGTCTCCGGGGGCAAGAAACTGGAGCAGAACATCTTTCTGCAATCCAACGACACCATCGTCGTGCCCTGATCCGGCCGGACTGGCATGATCCCGAGCAAGCTTGTGCCGCCAAGCGCCATCTGGCGCGTCCTGCCATTCATCCTGTGCATGGCCTTGCCGAACGCGGCCCGGGGGGATTGGGCCTGGGAGGCTGTCCCGAAGCTAGTCAACGAGTTCGCCTACGATGACAACATCCTCTACGAGGGCGAGTCGGGCCTGGAGTATCAGCTGTCGCCCGCGATCCTGCTCTCCGGCCAGGACAGGCGCACAGGAGCCAATTTGTCCGCGAGGTTGGCCGTGTTTCGCTATCTTACCGATAGTGGGGTGCGTTCTGATTTCAATCGGACCAATCAGTACTACGCTACTGACGTTTTGCATCAGGCTGCGCGGCGACTTACTGTCGGTGCCTTCGCATCGCTGAGCATCACTGACAGTACTACGCAGGCGATCGAGGAAACTGGGATAGCTGCCGACGACAGCAAGGTCCACGCTTTCACCATCGGCTCCCGCGCCAATTGGGGTCTTGATCGCTTGAGCAGCCTAAGCCTGAGCTATGGGCTTGACGGCTACATCTACGAGAGCGGCAATTTTTCCGACAGCCTGCGGCACAAGGTCTCGCTCGGGCTGACCCGGTCGCTGGACGCCAGGACAAGCGGATCGGTCACCACCTCCTACGAGAACTACCGCTTCAATATTGGCGAAAACGATACTGCCACGAGTCACACAGGAGCACTGTACTTCGGGCTCGGCCATGCGTTCAGCTCCAGGCTGCTGGCAGAGGCCAGCCTGGGTGGCGGAGTAGTGCACTCCGACCAGAGCGAGGACTCGTCCTACAATGCTCTGGGCTCAGCAAGCCTGTCCTACTCATGGCGCCAGGCTGATGCCCGATTCGCCTTGAGCAGGTCCTATGAACGTTCGGTGCTTGATGAGGTTCTGCTGGTGGATGCCGTGACCTTGGGAACGAGCTACCGCCCCCTGGAAGATCTTGCTCTGTCAGTTGGCGCAGTCTACAGGCAATCGCAGAGTACTGACTCTGATGACGCGGAGGTCTCTGACTACTTTTCCGTGTACGAATCCGTGGGTTACGCATTATCGCAAAACTGGACGTTATCCCTTTCGCACACATACTCGCACGTGGATTCATTGTCGGATGAGCAGGGCAGCAATCGCTTCATCCTGTCTATCTCCTGGGCCAAGGCCTTTCCCCTATAGAGCAGATTGCTTTAAGACGCCCGCTCCGGCGTTGACGGCGCAAGTGAATTGCGCCTACGCCTACGCGGCTGCAAGCCATGCCGACGCATGGCTTGCAGAGCATTTTCAAAAGCAAAATGCTCTAACGGCCGCCGCCGCGCGATCCTCCCATCCACGTTCATGAGCTTCTCCCGTAACGGCGCAACCCGCAAAATGGCTTCCGAGAATCCCGGCAGCATGGCTCTGAGGCTGGAGAGTCTCCGGGGATTTCCTCCATGTCATGTCTACATGTAGGCGGCTTTAACAGCTGGTGTCGGTCGGTTTTACAAAAGAGCGGGCGGTCAAGGGGCTTTTTAAAATAAATATATTAAAAATCAATATATTATACGCAGGCACCCTCCTTGCTAAACAGAGTTAAACTTAGAGGCCGGTTGGTGGCTGAAACAGAAATTTCTTTAGGAGGTGGTTTATGAGGCGTTTGATGTCGGCTGTTATAATCTCACTTGTCATGCTGGTTATCTCTGCGTCACAGGCTGCTGCAACCGCTTGGGTGGATGTGTATGATCCTTATGATGTTAAGTTGGATAGCTATAGACCATATACATACACGCACAATCTTATCGAGCATGGATTCACTCCGGGTGAGGACCTCATCACCAACGCTGAACTGTCCATCAATCTTTATGATGACTCTTGGCACGACGGTTGGGAGCTGGCGAAAATCGACTTGGTTGGGTATTTCTTCGAAGATACGACTTATGACTTTTCCTACGAGGATCTTGAAATCGGCCTTAGCCTCCTCGGCCTGCTGAAGCTCAATCTGGATGGCACGTTGACGGTTGCGATTACCCGAGCGATTGGAGACTTCATGTTCGGCGACTCGACTCTGACCGCTTGGGGTTACGATAATACCCCAGTCCCCGAGCCCTGCACCATGGCTCTGCTTGGCGCGGGCATGGGCATGATCGGGCTTGCCCGCTACAGAAGGCGGCGCGGCCTAGAACTCTGATCGCCGGGTTGCTCAGGTCCGGCGATCCGAGCTTGGCCCGAAAGCGCTTGGGACCTGAAAAGCCGAATCGTTTCCTTGCAGTAAACCGGCAGGGTGTAACAGCCCTGCCGGTTTTTTTTGATCCGGGCGCAAATCACTGTTGGCCTGATGCCTGACGCCTGACGCCTGACGCCTGACGCTATGGACCTTCACGGCCAAGTTGTCGGGGAGCAGGTCAGGTGCAAAAGCGGAGCGTGGTCTTGACTTGAGGCGGGGCTGGAATCACAGCCCTGGCCCCTTTCTGTTTCGGCGGCCGGTTTCAAACTCCAAACACCGCCAGGCTTGAGCCTGGCCCAAGCCTGGCGCACGGATGCTTCGCATCCGCGAACCATCCTGGGCTGTCGTCACGGGAAATCCATCGCCTGCGGCAGGTGCGGTGAGGCCATCTTGCCCGTGGAAAACCGATCGTGGCTCATCAGCCTGGGCAGAGGTAGGTGATTTCATGGAATCGTGCGATCAGGGTTGGGCACGGGCGAGTGCTCGCTTCAGGCGAATGAAGGAAGTGGTTGTAGTAGTTTTCAAGCTGGTAGCTGGTCCAGAAGTCGGCATCCGACAGGGCTTCCGTGTTAATGTCCAATGCCTTCAGAATGTATGCGACCTCGAACCCGGTGGGATGGTATGAAAAGCAGTAGCAATTATTGGCCAGGTCGGACAATGGGATTTTGATGAAGTTCTTTGCGCAGCGCTCTGCCTCCGGTAGAAGTTCCTTTTTCGTGTTTGCTCCGAGCTTCCAGGCCATGGCCAAGGGAAACAAGGTGTAAGGCAGATATCCCACGGTCGCTTCGGATTGGGTCTTGCGTTCGGTCAAGAGAAGCCGAATCAGGTCGCGAGACTCGCGACCTCGTTTGGCCATAAAGGAACGCGGATTGATCTTCATGTGAATGAGGTCCTTCGCGTACCAGGCATGCCGATGTACGTTGGCGAAGAAGCGGTCGCAGGTGCTCAGAAGATTCTCATCGTTGGAAAGCTTGGCCACTACAAGGCTCATGACGCCGAACCACAACTGCTGGTTCAATGACGAGTGGATCGGCCCGGTTGTGCCATCGATGTTGAGTATGGCCCAAAGATTCACGGAAGGCTCGAAATGGTGCTTCAGGGCAAGCCTCCTGGCTACCTCCAGGTAATGGTGGTCCTCCAGGCATCTGCAGGCCGCGACCAAGGCCTCCATGACCCAGGCCTGCCCGACGATTCCGTTCGGAAAGGAGCGATTGGCGTTCAGGATCATGAAGCTGGCGGAGAAGGGGCAAAATCTTTGCTCCAGGATCGCCTTGATCGATCTGTACACCAGGTCCTTGTAGGCGCCGTTCCCTGTAAGGGCGTATGCCTTGGCATTGGTTACCGCCCAGTGACAGGTGTTCCTGGCCGGAGTCTCCATCTGTTCCCAGGGGCCGTTGTATCCCGGAGGGTAAAGCCCGGCCTTGCATAGATGTATTCCTCTTTCGGCCGCAGTGACAATGAGCTCGGGTATGTTCATCGCAGTTGGCACCTGATGGTTGAGGGGCTTGGCATTCAGTGGGTTTCGGGCCGCGCCGGACGGCATTGGAGGTGCGGAACGCGCGACAAGCTCATGACGGTCCGGCCAATGGACAGTGGCTGACAGTGGCTGACGATGGTTGACGCATGGCACGGTGCGGCATCAGGTTAAGTGTGATTGCCGGGCCGAACGGTTGTCAGGTTTTCCAGTATCCCGGCCAGCTTGG
The DNA window shown above is from Desulfocurvibacter africanus subsp. africanus DSM 2603 and carries:
- the prsK gene encoding XrtA/PEP-CTERM system histidine kinase PrsK, producing the protein MLHTVLSMTCLSLAALYAISTLAWRERSRSTMLLAAALLVMATIDALDAMSLAIPYRAPLLRRAAMVGEGLLAPLWLLMSQRFARGKTRRSLEALLLLAVFSILPAVPVLLGPERLFALQLAGSQFIHLHVTALVFYAALTLSILLTLIRLETTLLASTHADRWKIKFTVLGCGVALVASLLFYSQAFLLGHLKFSLLPVRSLGLACGILMVAYSHFERGGGVRVSVSPPMAYKSVVLFAFGAYLFAFGLLSAGRQVLDDSLQASLIMALALLCGLALLILVLSESLRCRIRDFIQRHFYEDKYDYRSQWMLVARRLAAAKNPQELHASILLSFCEVFGLRSAVLYLKDLNQGDFFPVENVEHQACPTLLQAKDPFVRTLASKGYPLELSGELRDGQGEQSSLRIAVPLTAHGEMVGIVFLGPAIIEHEIYDQEDFELMASMANHASSAIQSLRLAEALAQSREMELLGRVSAFIAHDLKNLVHTLSLLTENAREYINNRDFQTDMLDSLDSTISRMKILISKLKDIPEDVHMWKQPTDVLGLVEEAAAMAGISVAIRGERVVLGLDREEMRKVVLNLLLNAAEATRGKGPVEVEVRGGSDGEAMLAVRDQGCGMDAEFIRTRLFKPFQTTKNKGLGIGLYHSRHIIQAHGGGIEVRSSPGAGSEFIVRLPGSDARVHQELAVREAQ
- a CDS encoding polysaccharide biosynthesis/export family protein, whose protein sequence is MTAIRALMLMMTVWVLAPGVAISASAADSGNFKLGPGDLIEISVWEEPSLTRSVRVRPDGLISFPLAGEVQASGRTVPEVQVELEKLIRAFVPDAPVTVMLVELASKKIYVLGSVQTPGVIPLYEPIRVLQALSRAGGLDQYASDDIIILRETEKGQVVLEFDYDEVSGGKKLEQNIFLQSNDTIVVP
- a CDS encoding PEP-CTERM sorting domain-containing protein, giving the protein MRRLMSAVIISLVMLVISASQAAATAWVDVYDPYDVKLDSYRPYTYTHNLIEHGFTPGEDLITNAELSINLYDDSWHDGWELAKIDLVGYFFEDTTYDFSYEDLEIGLSLLGLLKLNLDGTLTVAITRAIGDFMFGDSTLTAWGYDNTPVPEPCTMALLGAGMGMIGLARYRRRRGLEL